The sequence below is a genomic window from Deltaproteobacteria bacterium.
GTCTATATCGTAATTACTGCTCTCCTCAATAATAATCTTTGCCAGATTGATTTCTTCAATATGGCTCAGCCCTGTAGTATAGTTTCTCACAGTGTCAAGTGTGTATAAGTATTTTTTGTCTTGAGAGTAATCAAATTTATTAATCATACCCTTTCCATACAATGAGATACCTCCTGCAATCAAAACAGCAGTTATTGTAATCAATATATAAATATATTTCTTTAGACCCTTCATTTTTCTATACCCTTCATAGATTCTATTAAAACCTGTGCCACCTCATGTCTTGTAAATTCAACAGGCGGGATCTGTCCTGCCTTCAGCATCTCCCTTACCTTTGTGCCTGAAAGGATTATATGATTGCTGGAATCATGGGGGCAACTCTTATATGATGCCATGCTTTCACACCTTTTACAGTAAAATGTATGGTCAAAGAACATAGGTCTTATGCCGATTTCATCAGGGTCAAACTCGTCAAATATATAATGGGCATCAAATGAGCCGTAATAATTGCCTACACCTGCATGGTCCCTGCCAACAATAAAATGTGTGCAGCCGTAGTTCTTTCTGATGAGGGCGTGGAATATCGCCTCTTTTGGACCTGCATATCTCATTGCTGCAGGAAGGACAATGAGCGCAACACTATCCTTTGGATAATAATTTTCCATAAGCACCTCATAGCACTTCATCCGGACATCTGCAGATATATCATCACCTTTTGTTTCGCCTACAATCGGGTGTATCATAAGCCCGTCAACTGTTTCTAATGCACATTTCTGGATGTATTCATGCGCCCTGTGTATTGGATTTCTTGTCTGAAAACCAACGACCCTTTTCCATCCTTTTTCCTTGAAAAGTTGTCTGGTCTCTTTGGGGTCAAGCCGGTATTTTTTAAATGCATCCTGCTTTACCCTATGTATCACAGACACCTTACCGCCTATAAGTATATCACCCATCTCAAATACCTTTGCTACACCCGGATGTGCCAAATCCGTTGTGCCATAAACATGGTCAGATTCCTTTTCCTTATCATGTTCAAACTTCTCTTCAATATTCAGAACAGCCAGTATCTGCCCTTCTTTATTTACAAGGCTGACATCTTCACCCTCTTTTAAATCTTTTGCCTCACCCTTTGT
It includes:
- the sat gene encoding sulfate adenylyltransferase, with the protein product MLGLIEPHGGKLVNRILEGKEREDAAEKSLKLKKVVLNDREASDLEMLAIGAFSPLEGFMKKDDYHSVMDNMKLSNGLPWTIPITLSITKGEAKDLKEGEDVSLVNKEGQILAVLNIEEKFEHDKEKESDHVYGTTDLAHPGVAKVFEMGDILIGGKVSVIHRVKQDAFKKYRLDPKETRQLFKEKGWKRVVGFQTRNPIHRAHEYIQKCALETVDGLMIHPIVGETKGDDISADVRMKCYEVLMENYYPKDSVALIVLPAAMRYAGPKEAIFHALIRKNYGCTHFIVGRDHAGVGNYYGSFDAHYIFDEFDPDEIGIRPMFFDHTFYCKRCESMASYKSCPHDSSNHIILSGTKVREMLKAGQIPPVEFTRHEVAQVLIESMKGIEK